A single genomic interval of Oryzias latipes chromosome 3, ASM223467v1 harbors:
- the LOC101164634 gene encoding putative hexokinase HKDC1 has product MLAVHLVSFYFSKLQEDPTKKVDRFLHAMRLNDDQICEISARFLAEMRKGLSSESNAAAAVKMLPTHVRSTPDGSEKGQFLALDLGGSKFKVLQVKVREGVGVRKGEVEMEEKIYPMPTELRTGTGAELFDHVSECLKEFLHEKKIDTKKKHPLAFTFSFPCEQPSLDQGFLLSWCKNYRVRGLQGKDVVRTLRDAISRAGEMDMEVLAMVNDTVATMMTCGFDDPYCEVGLIIGTGTNACYMEDMRHVDLIEGDEGRMCINTEWAGFGDDGALNDFTTEFDKEVDAASSNPGKQIFEKMVSGMYLGELVRLVVLKMAKLGKLFDGHVSDALRTKGKITTADVAAMEEYRNGLKNTKDILMHLGLSPSHDDCIAVQHVSTIVSFRSSNLVAAGLSAILTRIRQNRNVRVLRVTVGVDGTVYKTHPQYPKRLHKVVRRLLPECHVRFVLSDSGSSKGAALVSAVAQRLTSQSRKVDEILSNFKLSEEHQQLVKDRMRAGLEAGLRSQGPFTIKMLPSFIFHKPNGKEHGKFLALDLGGTNFRALLVRFKKQKSRIYHKIYTIPLEIMQGTGEELFDHLAQCVCDFLDYMGVKNARLPTGFTFSFPCEQTAIDTGKLVTWTKGFNATDCEGHDVVGLLREAIKRRNDFDLDIVALINDTVGTMMSCAYEDPRCEIGLIAGTGTNLCYMEELKNVKKLHQKSGTAEKDQETPEVENGKETDGETRRSNMCINTEWGGLGDDGSLDNIITAFDTEVDQNSVNPGKQRFEKLTSGMYLGEIVRQVLLDLTRRGLLFRGHISECLKKPGIFETRYLSQIESDHLALLQVRSVLQKLGLDSTCHDSIIVKQVCGAVSRRAAQLCGAGMAAVVDKIRQNRGLDHLNTTVGVDGALYKLHPHFSQILQETVKVLAPQCDVTFFPSEEGSGKGAALVAAVARQNQEMLT; this is encoded by the exons AG AGAAAGGACAGTTTCTGGCTCTTGATCTTGGAGGCTCCAAATTTAAGGTTCTTCAGGTCAAAGTGAGAGAAGGCGTGGGTGTCAGGAAGGGAGAGGTAGAGATGGAGGAGAAGATCTACCCCATGCCAACTGAGCTGCGCACTGGAACAGGAGCTGAG TTGTTTGACCACGTGTCCGAGTGCCTAAAGGAGTTCCtgcatgaaaagaaaatagataCGAAAAAGAAACACCCCCTGGCCTTCACTTTCTCTTTCCCCTGCGAGCAGCCCAGTTTGGATCAG GGATTCTTGTTGAGTTGGTGCAAGAACTACAGAGTCCGAGGCCTTCAGGGAAAAGATGTGGTCCGGACCCTTAGAGATGCTATCAGCAGAGCTGGG GAGATGGACATGGAGGTGTTGGCCATGGTAAACGACACTGTAGCGACCATGATGACCTGTGGTTTTGATGACCCCTACTGTGAGGTGGGCCTCATCATCG GTACAGGCACAAATGCTTGCTACATGGAGGACATGCGTCATGTGGACCTGATCGAGGGGGACGAGGGCAGGATGTGCATTAACACCGAATGGGCGGGTTTTGGAGATGATGGCGCCCTAAATGACTTTACAACAGAGTTTGACAAAGAAGTGGACGCAGCGTCGTCCAACCCTGGAAAACAAAT ATTTGAGAAGATGGTGAGTGGGATGTATCTGGGTGAGTTGGTGAGGTTGGTTGtgttaaaaatggcaaaactAGGAAAGTTGTTTGACGGACATGTATCAGATGCCCTGAGGACAAAAGGGAAGATAACCACAGCCGACGTGGCAGCAATGGAAGA gTATAGAAATGGtctgaaaaacaccaaagacattTTGATGCATCTTGGTTTGAGCCCGTCCCATGACGACTGCATTGCTGTGCAACATGTCAGCACCATAGTGTCCTTCAGGTCCTCTAATCTGGTGGCTGCAGGCCTGTCAGCCATCCTAACCCGAATCAGGCAAAACCGAAACGTGAGGGTCTTGAGGGTCACTGTGGGCGTGGATGGAACAGTGTACAAAACACACCCTCA GTATCCTAAGCGTCTTCATAAAGTGGTGCGGCGGCTGCTTCCTGAGTGCCATGTCAGGTTCGTGCTGTCAGACAGTGGCAGCAGCAAAGGTGCTGCTCTGGTGTCGGCAGTCGCCCAGCGTCTGACCTCGCAGAGTCGTAAG GTGGATGAGATTCTGTCCAATTTCAAACTGAGCGAAGAGCACCAGCAACTTGTCAAGGACAGGATGAGGGCGGGGCTGGAGGCGGGCCTAAGGAGTCAAGGTCCCTTCACCATCAAGATGCTGCCTTCTTTTATATTCCACAAACCAAACGGAAAAG agcaTGGAAAATTCCTTGCTTTGGATCTGGGGGGAACAAACTTTAGAGCTTTGCTtgtgagatttaaaaaacaaaaatcacgaATTTACCATAAGATCTACACCATTCCACTGGAGATAATGCAGGGAACCGGGGAGGAG TTATTTGACCACTTAGCACAATGCGTTTGTGACTTCTTGGACTACATGGGGGTGAAGAACGCTCGTCTTCCTACAGGTTTTACCTTCTCTTTTCCCTGCGAGCAGACCGCCATTGATACA GGCAAGCTGGTGACCTGGACCAAAGGCTTCAATGCCACGGACTGTGAAGGACATGATGTTGTGGGTTTGCTGCGGGAGGCGATCAAGAGACGCAAC GACTTTGACCTGGACATAGTAGCTCTGATTAATGACACAGTTGGGACTATGATGAGCTGCGCCTATGAAGACCCACGGTGTGAAATTGGACTGATAGCTG GAACAGGAACAAATCTTTGCTACATGGAGGAACTGAAGAACGTTAAGAAGCTTCATCAAAAAAGCGGCACAGCCGAGAAAGATCAGGAGACCCCTGAAGTAGAG AATGGTAAAGAAACTGACGGAGAGACCAGAAGATCCAACATGTGCATCAACACAGAGTGGGGGGGTCTGGGTGATGACGGCTCTCTGGATAACATCATCACAGCGTTTGACACAGAGGTGGACCAAAACTCAGTGAACCCGGGAAAACAAAG GTTTGAAAAGCTGACAAGTGGAATGTACTTGGGAGAAATCGTCCGACAGGTGCTACTGGATCTAACCAGACGAGGTCTTTTGTTCAGAGGGCACATCTCAGAGTGTTTGAAGAAGCCTGGAATATTTGAAACTCGATATCTGTCACAGATAGAGAG CGACCACTTAGCGTTACTGCAGGTTCGATCTGTTCTTCAGAAGTTGGGGCTCGACAGCACCTGTCATGACAGCATCATTGTCAAACAG GTCTGTGGGGCAGTGTCACGCCGTGCAGCCCAGCTGTGTGGGGCTGGAATGGCTGCTGTGGTGGATAAGATCAGACAGAACCGAGGACTGGACCATCTAAACACCACTGTGGGGGTAGATGGGGCGCTCTACAAACTTCATCCCCA TTTCTCCCAAATCCTCCAAGAGACTGTGAAAGTTCTGGCTCCTCAATGTGATGTGACCTTCTTTCCGTCAGAAGAAGGGAGTGGGAAAGGTGCTGCCCTCGTTGCTGCTGTGGCTCGACAGAACCAGGAGATGTTGACTTGA